One Burkholderia sp. 9120 DNA window includes the following coding sequences:
- a CDS encoding DUF4863 family protein has protein sequence MSPQEFQRLIAGVTTQLADRPLDGQLAAWLNDTWPADGETFREFAAACRTGVAEGWLCNREGGGIRYGRIFKALPDTHGFSVDVVAMHNIAGPHHVHPHGEIDLIMPLTEGATFDGHPAGWCVYGPGSAHRPTVANGDALVLYLLPQGAIEFTAA, from the coding sequence ATGTCCCCCCAAGAATTCCAGCGTCTGATTGCCGGCGTGACCACGCAACTCGCCGACCGGCCGCTCGACGGCCAGCTCGCCGCCTGGCTGAACGACACCTGGCCGGCGGATGGCGAGACTTTCCGCGAATTCGCCGCGGCGTGCCGCACCGGCGTCGCCGAAGGCTGGCTGTGCAACCGCGAAGGCGGCGGCATCCGCTACGGCCGGATCTTCAAGGCGCTCCCCGACACCCACGGTTTTTCCGTCGATGTGGTCGCGATGCACAACATCGCCGGCCCGCATCACGTGCATCCGCATGGCGAGATCGATCTGATCATGCCGCTCACCGAGGGCGCGACGTTCGACGGCCATCCGGCCGGCTGGTGCGTGTACGGCCCCGGCTCGGCGCATCGGCCGACGGTGGCGAACGGCGACGCGCTGGTGTTGTATCTGCTGCCGCAAGGCGCGATTGAATTCACTGCTGCCTGA
- a CDS encoding benzoate-CoA ligase family protein — protein MQALMEPAASQPAATVAPPPALFNFASYLFGLNKLRAAKTAYIDDTGATSYATLEDRARRFATALRTLGVHPEERVLLVMHDTVELPIAFLGALYAGVVPVVANTLLTAADYVYMLTHSHARAVIASGALLPNVIEAMNTAEHDGCQLIVSQPRADDPQSAPVLTDLIDAALPSVRSAQSGCDDIAFWLYSSGSTGKPKGTVHTHANLYWTAELYAKPVLGIMESDVVFSAAKLFFAYGLGNALTFPLSVGATAVLMAERPTADAIFTRLMRHRPTVFYGVPTLYASMLVSPALPARADVAMRVCTSAGEALPREIGERFTAHFGCEILDGIGSTEMLHIFLSNRAGAVEYGTTGRPVPGYEVELRDEAGHPVADSEVGDLYIKGPSAALMYWSNREKSRATFLGEWIRSGDKYCRLPNGCYVYAGRSDDMLKVSGQYVSPVEVEMVLVQHDAVLEAAVVGVDHGGLVKTRAFVVLKREFAASEILADELKAFVKERLAPHKYPRDIVFADDLPKTATGKIQRFKLREQS, from the coding sequence ATGCAAGCTCTGATGGAACCGGCTGCAAGCCAGCCCGCCGCGACGGTCGCGCCGCCGCCCGCGCTGTTCAATTTCGCGTCGTATCTATTCGGACTAAACAAACTCCGCGCCGCCAAAACGGCGTATATCGACGACACCGGCGCGACCTCATACGCCACGCTCGAAGACCGCGCACGACGCTTCGCGACCGCGCTGCGCACGCTCGGCGTGCATCCGGAAGAACGCGTGCTGCTCGTCATGCACGACACGGTCGAATTGCCGATCGCCTTTCTCGGCGCGCTCTATGCGGGCGTCGTGCCGGTCGTCGCGAATACCCTGCTCACCGCCGCCGATTACGTGTACATGCTCACGCATAGCCACGCGCGCGCCGTGATCGCCTCGGGCGCGCTCTTGCCGAACGTCATCGAAGCGATGAATACGGCGGAACATGACGGCTGCCAGTTGATCGTCTCGCAACCGCGCGCCGATGATCCGCAATCCGCGCCCGTGCTCACCGACCTGATCGACGCCGCCCTGCCCTCAGTCAGGTCGGCCCAGTCCGGTTGCGACGACATTGCGTTCTGGCTGTATTCGTCGGGCTCGACGGGCAAGCCGAAAGGCACGGTCCACACGCACGCGAATCTGTACTGGACCGCCGAGCTGTACGCGAAGCCGGTGCTCGGCATCATGGAAAGCGATGTGGTCTTTTCAGCGGCCAAACTCTTCTTTGCGTACGGTCTCGGCAACGCGCTGACCTTTCCGCTGTCGGTCGGCGCCACCGCTGTTCTGATGGCGGAACGGCCCACCGCCGACGCGATTTTCACGCGCCTGATGCGGCATCGGCCCACGGTGTTCTACGGCGTGCCGACGCTCTACGCGAGCATGCTGGTGTCGCCCGCGTTGCCCGCGCGCGCCGACGTCGCGATGCGCGTGTGTACGTCGGCGGGCGAGGCGTTGCCGCGCGAAATCGGCGAGCGCTTCACCGCGCACTTCGGCTGCGAGATTCTCGACGGAATCGGTTCGACCGAAATGCTGCACATCTTCCTGTCGAATCGCGCCGGGGCGGTCGAATACGGCACGACCGGACGTCCCGTGCCCGGTTACGAAGTCGAATTGCGCGACGAGGCCGGGCACCCTGTGGCCGATAGCGAAGTCGGCGATCTGTATATCAAGGGGCCGAGCGCGGCGCTGATGTACTGGAGCAATCGCGAGAAGTCGCGCGCGACCTTCCTCGGCGAATGGATTCGCAGCGGCGACAAATACTGCCGCTTGCCGAACGGCTGCTATGTGTACGCCGGTCGCAGCGACGACATGCTGAAAGTCAGCGGACAGTACGTGTCGCCCGTGGAAGTGGAAATGGTGCTGGTGCAACACGACGCGGTGCTCGAAGCGGCGGTGGTCGGGGTCGATCATGGCGGCCTCGTCAAAACCCGCGCGTTCGTCGTGTTGAAGCGTGAATTCGCGGCGTCTGAGATACTCGCGGATGAGTTGAAGGCGTTCGTCAAGGAACGCCTCGCGCCGCACAAGTATCCGCGCGATATCGTATTCGCCGACGACTTGCCGAAAACCGCCACCGGTAAAATTCAACGCTTCAAACTGCGCGAACAGTCATAA
- the boxB gene encoding benzoyl-CoA 2,3-epoxidase subunit BoxB has protein sequence MSTINYSEKIPNNVNLADDRTLQRALEQWQPNFLAWWGDMGPEGSHGYDVYLRTAVSVDAGGWAHFDHVKMPDYRWGIFLTPGEQDRKIHFGEHKGEAAWQDVPGEHRANLRRIIVTQGDTEPASVEQQRHLGLTAPSMYDLRNLFQVNVEEGRHLWAMVYLLHRYFGRDGREEAEALLGRRSGDDDNPRILGAFNEKTPDWLAFYMFTYFTDRDGKFQLSALAESGFDPLARTTKFMLTEEAHHMFVGESGVSRVIQRTAQVMNELGTDDVAKIRAAGVIDLPTIQRYLNFHYSVTIDLFGADHSSNAATFYSSGLKGRYEENKRDDDHQLNGQSYKLLDVQDGKLTEREVPMLNAMNEVLRDDYIKDSVAGVGRWNKVLEKAGIDFRMTVPHKAFNRQIGTFAGTRVSPDGRVISETEWAANEAKWLASPEDRAYVASLMGRVAEPGKFANWIAPPAMGVNRQPVDFEYVRFN, from the coding sequence ATGTCAACGATCAACTACAGCGAAAAGATTCCGAACAACGTCAACCTCGCCGACGACCGCACGTTGCAACGCGCGCTCGAACAATGGCAGCCGAATTTCCTGGCATGGTGGGGCGATATGGGCCCCGAAGGCTCGCACGGCTACGACGTCTATTTGCGCACGGCGGTCAGCGTCGACGCGGGCGGCTGGGCGCATTTCGATCACGTGAAAATGCCGGACTACCGTTGGGGTATTTTCCTGACGCCCGGCGAGCAGGACCGCAAGATCCACTTCGGCGAGCACAAAGGCGAAGCGGCATGGCAGGACGTGCCCGGCGAACATCGCGCGAATCTGCGCCGGATCATTGTCACGCAAGGCGACACGGAACCGGCTTCGGTCGAGCAGCAACGGCATCTGGGTTTGACCGCGCCGTCCATGTACGACTTGCGCAACCTGTTCCAGGTCAATGTGGAAGAAGGGCGTCATCTGTGGGCGATGGTGTATCTGCTGCATCGCTACTTCGGCCGCGATGGCCGTGAGGAAGCCGAGGCGCTGCTCGGTCGCCGCTCGGGCGACGACGACAATCCTCGCATTCTCGGCGCGTTCAACGAGAAAACGCCGGACTGGCTCGCGTTTTACATGTTCACGTATTTCACCGACCGCGACGGCAAGTTCCAGTTGTCCGCGCTCGCCGAATCGGGATTTGATCCGCTCGCGCGCACCACGAAGTTCATGCTGACCGAAGAAGCGCATCACATGTTCGTCGGCGAGTCCGGTGTGTCGCGCGTGATCCAGCGCACCGCGCAGGTGATGAACGAACTCGGCACCGACGACGTCGCGAAGATTCGCGCGGCCGGCGTGATCGATCTGCCGACCATTCAGCGCTATCTGAACTTCCATTATTCGGTGACGATCGATCTGTTCGGCGCCGATCATTCGTCGAATGCGGCAACGTTTTATAGCTCGGGTCTGAAAGGCCGCTATGAAGAAAACAAGCGCGACGACGACCATCAATTGAATGGACAGAGCTACAAACTGCTCGACGTGCAGGACGGCAAGCTGACCGAACGCGAAGTGCCGATGCTCAACGCAATGAACGAAGTACTGCGCGACGATTACATCAAGGATTCGGTGGCGGGCGTGGGGCGCTGGAACAAGGTGCTCGAAAAAGCCGGCATCGACTTCCGCATGACCGTGCCGCACAAAGCGTTCAACCGGCAGATCGGCACGTTTGCAGGCACGCGGGTGTCGCCCGATGGCCGCGTGATCAGCGAAACCGAATGGGCCGCCAATGAAGCGAAGTGGCTCGCGTCGCCGGAAGACCGCGCGTACGTTGCGTCGCTGATGGGCCGAGTGGCTGAGCCCGGCAAGTTCGCCAACTGGATCGCGCCGCCGGCCATGGGCGTGAATCGTCAGCCGGTCGATTTCGAGTACGTGCGCTTTAACTGA
- a CDS encoding gluconate:H+ symporter, translating into MATVQGSLLLVYALIAIIALVVLIARFKMNPFITLMMVSVALALAVGMPATSILKSFETGVGGTLGHIAIVVGLGTMLGKMMAESGGAERIARTLIGLFGPKNVHWAMMCIAFLVGLPVFFEVGFVLLIPIAFNVAQRTGTSMIRVGIPMVAGLSVVHGLIPPHPAALLAVTAYNADIGHTIFYALIVGIPTAALAGPLFSKLIARFVVLDGINPMAQQFIEQDAKRSQQDLPGFGITLLTVLLPVLLMLVGSWADAIVPAKSAANNALRLIGHPDMALLLAVLLSFITFGRARGFNREQILKFTNECLAPTAGITLVVGAGAGFGRILIDSGASKAIVDVATGAHVPLLILAWLVAALIRVATGSATVAMATAAGIIAPIAAAAAGTVGGVRPELLVLATGAGSLILSHVNDGGFWLVKEYFGMTVPQTFKTWTVCETIISVTALLLTLGLSTVI; encoded by the coding sequence ATGGCGACCGTTCAAGGAAGTCTGTTACTCGTCTATGCATTGATCGCCATCATCGCGCTGGTCGTGCTGATCGCGCGCTTCAAGATGAACCCGTTCATCACGTTGATGATGGTGTCGGTGGCGTTGGCGCTGGCCGTCGGCATGCCGGCGACGTCGATTCTCAAGTCGTTCGAAACCGGCGTGGGCGGCACGCTCGGCCATATCGCGATCGTCGTCGGTCTCGGTACGATGCTCGGCAAGATGATGGCCGAGTCGGGCGGCGCGGAGCGGATCGCGCGCACGCTGATCGGTCTGTTCGGGCCGAAGAACGTGCATTGGGCGATGATGTGTATCGCCTTTCTGGTCGGCTTGCCGGTGTTCTTCGAAGTCGGTTTCGTGCTGCTGATTCCGATCGCGTTCAACGTCGCGCAACGCACCGGCACGTCGATGATTCGCGTCGGTATTCCGATGGTCGCGGGGCTGTCCGTCGTGCATGGTCTGATTCCGCCGCACCCTGCCGCGTTGCTCGCGGTGACCGCGTACAACGCGGATATCGGTCACACGATTTTCTACGCGCTGATCGTCGGCATTCCGACCGCGGCGCTGGCCGGGCCGCTGTTCTCGAAGCTGATCGCGCGGTTCGTCGTGCTCGACGGAATCAATCCGATGGCGCAGCAATTCATCGAGCAGGACGCGAAGCGCTCGCAGCAGGACCTGCCGGGCTTCGGCATCACGCTGTTGACGGTGTTGCTGCCGGTGCTGCTAATGCTGGTGGGCAGTTGGGCCGATGCGATCGTGCCGGCGAAGTCGGCGGCGAACAACGCGCTGCGTCTGATCGGTCACCCTGATATGGCGCTGTTGCTGGCCGTGCTGTTGAGCTTTATCACCTTCGGTCGGGCACGCGGTTTCAACCGTGAGCAGATCCTCAAGTTCACCAACGAATGTCTCGCGCCGACCGCGGGCATCACGCTAGTGGTGGGGGCGGGTGCGGGCTTCGGACGCATTCTGATCGACAGCGGCGCGTCGAAGGCGATCGTCGACGTCGCGACCGGCGCGCACGTGCCGCTGCTGATTCTCGCTTGGCTGGTGGCGGCATTGATTCGCGTGGCGACCGGTTCGGCGACGGTGGCGATGGCGACCGCCGCGGGCATCATCGCGCCGATCGCCGCCGCGGCGGCGGGCACGGTGGGCGGTGTGCGTCCCGAGTTGCTGGTGCTGGCGACCGGCGCGGGTTCGCTGATTCTGTCGCACGTGAACGACGGCGGCTTCTGGCTGGTGAAGGAGTACTTCGGCATGACCGTGCCGCAGACCTTCAAGACGTGGACGGTCTGCGAAACGATTATTTCGGTGACGGCGTTGTTGTTAACGCTGGGTTTGTCGACGGTGATCTGA
- a CDS encoding alpha/beta hydrolase, which yields MQNPAVGAAVSSTASRFAELPAGASQAPLRIEYRWVNEAAQEAPIAVFLHEGLGSIAMWRDWPQALCERLGMRGLVYSRPGYGLSTPRAHDVKWPVDFMTAQAREILPALLDALEIDASERRRMWLVGHSDGGSIALLYAALHPDALAGAVAIAPHVFVEDISVESIAQTKQLYESTDLRGKLSRYHADVDSAFYGWNDIWLNPAFRRWSIVDELSSIRQPLLAVQGHDDNYGTMAQIDTIAERVPHAQLAKLDACGHSPHRDAPQALNDAIAAFISQQSL from the coding sequence ATGCAGAACCCCGCCGTCGGCGCTGCCGTCAGTAGTACGGCCAGTCGCTTTGCCGAATTGCCCGCTGGTGCGTCGCAAGCTCCGCTGCGTATCGAGTATCGCTGGGTCAACGAGGCGGCGCAAGAAGCGCCGATCGCCGTGTTCCTGCATGAAGGGCTCGGCTCGATCGCGATGTGGCGCGACTGGCCGCAAGCGTTGTGCGAACGGCTCGGCATGCGCGGTCTGGTCTATTCGCGGCCCGGCTATGGACTGTCGACGCCGCGCGCGCATGACGTGAAATGGCCGGTCGATTTCATGACGGCGCAGGCGCGCGAGATTCTGCCGGCGTTGCTCGACGCACTCGAGATCGATGCGAGCGAGCGTCGGCGCATGTGGCTCGTGGGCCATAGCGACGGCGGTTCGATTGCCTTGCTGTATGCGGCGCTGCATCCGGATGCGCTGGCCGGCGCGGTGGCGATTGCGCCGCATGTGTTCGTCGAAGATATTTCGGTGGAAAGCATCGCGCAGACGAAACAGCTTTATGAATCCACGGACCTGCGCGGCAAACTCAGCCGCTATCACGCCGACGTTGATTCGGCGTTCTATGGCTGGAACGACATCTGGTTGAATCCGGCGTTCAGGCGGTGGTCGATCGTCGACGAGTTGAGTTCGATTCGCCAGCCGCTACTCGCCGTGCAAGGTCATGACGACAACTACGGCACGATGGCGCAGATCGACACCATTGCCGAGCGCGTGCCGCATGCGCAACTCGCCAAACTCGACGCTTGCGGACATTCCCCGCATCGCGACGCGCCGCAGGCGCTGAACGACGCGATTGCCGCGTTCATTTCGCAGCAGAGCTTGTAG
- the boxC gene encoding 2,3-epoxybenzoyl-CoA dihydrolase, with amino-acid sequence MSTAATAIAPVDYRTDPSQYKHWKLSFNGPVATLGIDIAEDGGIRDGYKLKLNSYDLGVDIELHDAIQRIRFEHPEIKTVVLTSLKDRVFCSGANIFMLGLSTHAWKVNFCKFTNETRNGLEDSSRYSGLKFLAAVNGACAGGGYELALACDEIYLVDDRSSSVSLPEVPLLGVLPGTGGLTRVTDKRKVRHDRADIFCTVVEGIRGERAKAWRLVDEVVKPNQFDQAIQARALELAAQSDRPENAQGVALTRIDRTDRDDGLTYKTLDVTIDRAKRIATFTAKAPHTDQPTSIDAIVAAGVNWWPLQFARELDDAILSMRTNELEVGTWVFKTEGDARALLAADATLMQHKDHWLVRETIGLLRRTLARIDVSSRSLFALIEPGSCFAGTFAELAFACDRSYMAALPSNEDEEPAITLSEVNFGLYPMVTHQSRLARRFYEEAEPLDAVRSRIGQPIKPVDAERLGLVTASPDDIDWADEIRIALEERAAMSPDALTGLEANLRFNGPETMETRIFGRLTAWQNWIFNRPNAVGEKGALKVYGKGSKAQFDVSRV; translated from the coding sequence ATGTCCACAGCAGCAACCGCCATCGCGCCGGTCGACTACCGCACCGATCCCTCGCAGTACAAACACTGGAAGCTGAGCTTCAACGGCCCCGTTGCAACGCTCGGCATCGATATCGCCGAAGACGGCGGCATTCGTGACGGCTACAAGCTGAAGCTGAATTCGTACGACCTCGGCGTCGACATCGAATTGCACGATGCGATCCAGCGTATTCGCTTCGAACATCCCGAAATCAAAACCGTCGTGCTGACGAGTCTGAAGGACCGCGTGTTCTGCTCGGGCGCCAACATCTTCATGCTGGGTTTGTCCACGCATGCGTGGAAGGTCAACTTCTGCAAGTTCACCAACGAAACGCGCAACGGTCTGGAAGATTCGTCGCGCTACTCCGGTCTGAAGTTTCTCGCGGCGGTGAACGGCGCGTGTGCCGGCGGCGGTTACGAACTCGCGCTCGCTTGCGACGAGATCTATCTGGTGGACGACCGTTCGTCGTCGGTGTCGTTGCCGGAAGTGCCGTTGCTGGGTGTGTTGCCGGGCACCGGCGGCCTGACGCGCGTGACCGACAAGCGCAAGGTGCGCCACGATCGTGCGGACATTTTCTGCACGGTGGTGGAAGGCATTCGCGGCGAACGCGCGAAAGCGTGGCGTCTCGTGGATGAAGTCGTGAAGCCGAACCAGTTCGATCAGGCGATCCAGGCGCGCGCGCTCGAACTCGCCGCGCAGAGCGATCGTCCGGAGAACGCGCAAGGCGTGGCGCTCACGCGTATCGACCGTACCGACCGGGACGACGGCCTGACTTATAAAACGCTCGACGTCACGATCGATCGCGCCAAACGTATCGCCACCTTCACCGCCAAAGCGCCGCACACCGATCAGCCCACGAGCATCGACGCGATCGTCGCCGCGGGCGTGAACTGGTGGCCGCTGCAATTCGCGCGCGAACTCGACGACGCGATTCTGTCGATGCGCACCAACGAACTCGAAGTCGGCACCTGGGTGTTCAAGACCGAAGGCGACGCCCGCGCGTTGCTCGCCGCGGATGCCACGCTGATGCAGCACAAGGATCACTGGCTGGTGCGCGAGACCATCGGCTTGCTGCGCCGCACGCTCGCGCGCATCGACGTGTCGTCGCGTTCGCTGTTCGCGCTGATCGAACCGGGCTCGTGTTTCGCCGGCACGTTCGCGGAACTGGCTTTCGCCTGCGATCGTTCCTACATGGCTGCCTTGCCGTCGAATGAAGACGAGGAACCGGCAATCACGCTGTCGGAAGTCAACTTTGGTTTGTATCCGATGGTCACGCACCAATCGCGGCTCGCGCGACGCTTCTATGAAGAAGCCGAACCGCTCGATGCCGTGCGTTCGCGAATCGGTCAGCCGATCAAACCCGTCGACGCTGAACGCCTCGGTCTCGTGACCGCCTCGCCCGACGATATCGATTGGGCCGACGAAATCCGCATCGCACTCGAAGAGCGCGCGGCCATGTCGCCCGACGCGTTGACCGGCCTCGAAGCGAATTTGCGCTTCAACGGTCCGGAGACGATGGAGACGCGTATTTTCGGGCGTCTCACCGCATGGCAGAACTGGATTTTCAACCGGCCGAATGCAGTGGGCGAGAAGGGCGCGCTCAAGGTGTACGGCAAGGGCAGCAAGGCGCAATTCGACGTGTCGCGTGTTTGA
- a CDS encoding 3,4-dehydroadipyl-CoA semialdehyde dehydrogenase produces MTELLKNYVAGQWVAGGGTGVTLTDPVTGAALVRVSSEGLDLAQAFDFAREEAGAALRVLSYAQRAARLADIAKLLQASRDDYYAIATANSGTTRNDSAVDIDGGIFTLSYYAKLGAALGDVHALRDGNAVSLSKDQSFSVQHVLTPTRGVALFINAFNFPSWGLWEKAAPALLSGVPVIVKPATATAWLTQRMVADVVDAGILPPGALSVICGGSAGLLDQIQAFDVVSFTGSADTAATLRAHPAFVQHGARLNVEADSLNSAILCADATPETPAFELFIKEVVREMTVKSGQKCTAIRRAFVPEASLEAVLDALKAKLAKISVGDPRNDAVRMGSLVSREQYDNVLAGIATLREEAVLAYDGSAVPLIDADASIAACVAPHLFVVNDPDSATLLHDIEVFGPVASVAPYRVSTDANALPEAHAVALARRGQGSLVASIYSNDDAHLGRLALALADSHGRVHAISPSVQQSQTGHGNVMPMSLHGGPGRAGGGEELGGLRALGFYHRRSAIQAPAAAIDALTHTTHLPAA; encoded by the coding sequence ATGACTGAACTTTTGAAGAACTACGTAGCGGGCCAATGGGTCGCCGGCGGCGGCACCGGTGTGACGCTCACCGATCCGGTGACGGGCGCGGCGCTCGTGCGTGTATCGAGCGAAGGCCTCGACCTCGCGCAAGCATTCGACTTCGCTCGCGAGGAAGCCGGCGCCGCATTGCGCGTACTGTCCTACGCACAGCGTGCCGCTCGTCTCGCCGACATCGCCAAACTACTGCAAGCCAGCCGCGACGACTACTATGCGATCGCCACCGCAAATTCGGGCACCACGCGCAACGATTCGGCGGTCGATATCGACGGCGGCATTTTCACGCTGTCCTACTACGCGAAACTCGGCGCGGCGCTCGGCGACGTGCATGCGCTGCGCGACGGCAACGCCGTGTCGTTGAGCAAGGATCAATCGTTCAGCGTGCAGCACGTGCTGACACCCACGCGCGGCGTGGCGCTCTTTATCAACGCGTTCAATTTTCCGTCGTGGGGTTTGTGGGAAAAGGCCGCGCCTGCCCTGCTCTCCGGCGTACCGGTGATCGTCAAGCCCGCAACGGCGACGGCCTGGCTCACTCAGCGCATGGTTGCCGACGTGGTCGACGCGGGCATTTTGCCGCCCGGCGCGTTGTCGGTGATTTGCGGCGGCTCGGCGGGCCTGCTCGACCAGATCCAGGCGTTCGACGTCGTGTCGTTCACCGGCTCGGCCGACACCGCCGCGACGCTGCGCGCGCATCCGGCGTTCGTGCAACACGGCGCGCGTCTGAACGTCGAAGCCGACAGCCTGAACAGTGCGATTCTGTGCGCCGACGCAACGCCCGAAACGCCCGCGTTCGAGTTGTTCATCAAGGAAGTGGTGCGCGAAATGACCGTGAAATCCGGGCAAAAATGCACGGCGATCCGTCGTGCGTTCGTGCCGGAAGCTTCGCTGGAAGCCGTGCTCGACGCGCTCAAGGCGAAGCTCGCGAAGATCAGCGTCGGCGACCCGCGCAACGACGCCGTGCGCATGGGTTCGCTCGTAAGCCGCGAACAGTACGACAACGTGCTTGCAGGTATCGCCACGCTGCGCGAGGAGGCCGTGCTCGCGTACGACGGCTCGGCCGTGCCGCTGATCGATGCGGACGCAAGCATCGCGGCTTGCGTCGCGCCGCATCTGTTCGTGGTCAACGATCCGGACAGTGCAACGCTGCTGCACGATATCGAAGTGTTCGGACCGGTGGCGAGCGTGGCGCCGTATCGCGTTTCGACCGATGCGAACGCGTTGCCCGAAGCGCACGCCGTCGCCCTTGCGCGACGCGGTCAGGGCTCGCTCGTTGCATCGATCTATTCGAACGACGACGCGCACCTCGGCCGGCTCGCGCTGGCGCTAGCCGATTCGCACGGCCGCGTTCACGCGATTTCGCCGTCGGTGCAACAGAGTCAAACCGGCCACGGCAACGTGATGCCGATGTCGCTGCACGGTGGACCAGGACGCGCGGGCGGCGGCGAAGAACTCGGCGGCTTGCGGGCGTTGGGTTTCTATCACCGGCGCTCGGCCATTCAGGCGCCGGCCGCGGCGATCGACGCGCTCACGCACACGACGCATTTGCCCGCGGCCTAG
- a CDS encoding helix-turn-helix transcriptional regulator, producing the protein MNQNYSPAPLDDAADEDATRAERPEREERDPFLTAMGERVRLLRARRGMTRKTLATETGLSERHLANLESGVGNASVLVLRQIAATLNCPLAEVIGDETTASAEWLLIRELLQGRDQAALQRARVALAEMFAQAPRDPHRKDRIALIGLRGAGKSTLGRMLAQERKVPFVELTRVIEQLAGCPPSEIHSLYGAAAYRRYEHRALEAVIQEHERAVIASPGGLVSESGTFNALLSHCFTVWLQATPEEHMRRVVAQGDLRPMSGNKEAMDDLKRILAGRGELYGRADMSFDTSEKTLADAYLQLRDRLAARVAAEAPDDVGG; encoded by the coding sequence ATGAACCAAAATTACTCTCCCGCACCCTTGGACGATGCCGCCGACGAAGACGCCACCCGCGCCGAACGGCCCGAGCGCGAGGAGCGCGATCCGTTCCTGACCGCGATGGGCGAGCGCGTGCGCCTGCTGCGCGCGCGTCGCGGCATGACGCGCAAGACGCTGGCGACCGAAACCGGCTTGTCCGAGCGGCATCTGGCGAATCTGGAGTCGGGGGTCGGCAATGCTTCGGTGCTGGTGCTGCGGCAGATCGCGGCGACCTTGAACTGCCCGCTGGCTGAAGTGATCGGCGACGAAACCACCGCGTCCGCCGAATGGTTGCTGATTCGGGAGCTGTTGCAGGGCCGCGATCAGGCAGCGTTGCAGCGCGCCCGCGTGGCGCTCGCCGAGATGTTCGCGCAGGCGCCGCGCGACCCGCATCGCAAGGACCGGATTGCGTTGATCGGCCTGCGCGGCGCGGGTAAGTCGACGTTGGGGCGGATGCTCGCGCAGGAGCGCAAAGTGCCGTTCGTCGAGCTGACGCGCGTGATCGAACAACTGGCCGGCTGCCCGCCGTCGGAGATTCACTCGCTGTATGGCGCGGCCGCGTACCGGCGTTATGAACACCGCGCGCTCGAGGCCGTGATTCAGGAGCACGAGCGCGCGGTGATCGCGTCGCCGGGCGGGCTGGTGTCGGAGTCGGGCACCTTCAACGCGCTGCTGTCGCACTGCTTCACCGTGTGGTTGCAGGCCACGCCGGAAGAGCACATGCGCCGCGTCGTCGCGCAAGGCGATTTGCGGCCGATGTCCGGCAACAAGGAAGCGATGGACGACCTCAAGCGTATCCTGGCCGGCCGCGGCGAGCTGTACGGGCGGGCCGACATGAGCTTCGACACTAGCGAGAAAACCCTCGCCGACGCCTATCTGCAACTGCGCGACCGTCTCGCGGCGCGCGTCGCGGCGGAAGCGCCGGACGATGTGGGCGGCTGA